A genomic segment from Pelobates fuscus isolate aPelFus1 chromosome 7, aPelFus1.pri, whole genome shotgun sequence encodes:
- the ANGPTL3 gene encoding angiopoietin-related protein 3 — MKVLLFIIFPLVLSASIEKEDAEFDTLPPTEPKSRFAMLDDVRILANGLLQLGHGLKDFVHKTKGQINEIFQKLNLFDKSFYDLSKQTNEIKEKEEELKETTSKLQANNDELKNMSQQIHSQIENLLQDKSKLQSKVGKLEEKLTEIAQGTQEGADLKEVESLKHFVEQQDVNIRRLLKVVQEQHVQLDHQNGQIKDLEHKLINTGFHERQITPRQAAYRPTNSTDQKVEENDNARDCNDIYNRGDRLSGIYAIKPNGSEEFYVFCEISQDNAWTVIQKRMDGSVDFNQTWEDYTNGFGDLTGEFWLGLAKIYALAQEADYVLHIELQDWKDNKRYIEYIFTLGNEDSKYALQLLQVSGNIPSALPERTPLLFSTSDDNASDLKCPSESQSGGWWSTTCSGTNLNAKYVKPKSKSKMEKRRGQGLYWKPEKGRMYSLRSTKIMLYRTDLEHFD; from the exons ATGAAGGTGCTTCTGTTCATCATTTTCCCTCTGGTTCTCTCAGCATCTATTGAAAAAGAAGATGCTGAGTTTGACACCCTGCCGCCCACAGAGCCAAAATCAAGATTTGCCATGCTCGACGACGTGAGAATCTTAGCAAATGGCCTTCTTCAACTCGGCCACGGTCTGAAGGATTTTGTCCATAAGACAAAGGGACAAATCAATGAGATCTTTCAAAAGCTAAACCTTTTTGACAAATCTTTTTACGACCTCTCCAAACAGACCAACGAAATCAAGGAAAAGGAGGAAGAGTTAAAAGAAACCACGTCCAAACTCCAAGCCAACAATGATGAACTCAAAAATATGTCTCAACAAATTCACTCTCAAATTGAAAACCTGCTGCAGGACAAGAGTAAGCTCCAAAGCAAGGTCGGGAAGCTGGAGGAGAAATTGACAGAAATAGCTCAGGGTACCCAAGAAGGAGCCGACCTCAAAGAGGTAGAATCACTGAAA CATTTCGTCGAGCAGCAAGATGTTAATATACGCCGCCTACTGAAAGTCGTTCAAGAGCAGCACGTGCAATTAGATCACCAAAATGGACAAATCAAAGACCTGGAACATAAG CTTATCAACACTGGTTTCCATGAACGTCAAATCACTCCAAGACAAGCTGCTTACCGCCCAACAAACTCAACGGATCAAAAAGTAGAAGAAAACG ATAATGCCCGGGACTGCAATGACATCTATAACAGAGGAGATCGACTGAGTGGCATTTACGCTATTAAACCCAATGGAAGTGAAGAATTCTATGTGTTCTGCGAAATATCCCAAG ACAACGCATGGACAGTAATCCAGAAAAGGATGGATGGATCTGTGGATTTTAACCAAACATGGGAAGATTACACAAATGGCTTTGGTGACCTCACAG GTGAGTTTTGGCTGGGCCTTGCGAAGATCTATGCCCTCGCTCAGGAAGCGGATTATGTTCTTCATATTGAGCTCCAGGATTGGAAAGACAACAAGCGCTACATAGAGTACATTTTCACCTTGGGGAATGAAGACAGCAAATATGCACTCCAATTACTGCAGGTGTCTGGAAACATTCCCAGCGCTCTACCTGAACGCACACCGCTCTTATTCTCTACAAGTGATGATAATGCCAGTGACCTGAAGTGTCCGTCTGAGTCTCAATCAG gCGGATGGTGGAGCACAACGTGCAGTGGAACAAACCTAAATGCCAAGTATGTCAAGCCAAAATCAAAGTCAAAAATGGAAAAACGCAGAGGGCAAGGGCTGTACTGGAAACCAGAGAAGGGGAGAATGTACTCACTCAGGTCGACAAAAATAATGCTCTATCGTACAGACCTGGAGCACTTTGATTAG